In Leucobacter insecticola, one DNA window encodes the following:
- the rpsD gene encoding 30S ribosomal protein S4: MSTTSRTRSQTRRSRALGIALTPKAAKYMERRPYGPGQHGRTKRKSDSDYAVRLREKQRLRAQYGIREKQLVIAFKEARRQDGLTGENLVELLEMRLDALVLRAGFARTTAQARQLVVHRHILVDGKIVDRPSFRVKPGQLIHVKERSEGIEPLQVAAAGGHAEVLPNVPGYLEVELDKLQARLTRRPKRAEVPVTCEVQLVVEYYAAR; this comes from the coding sequence GTGTCGACTACGTCGCGTACCCGCTCACAGACCCGCCGCTCGCGGGCACTGGGCATTGCCCTGACCCCCAAGGCTGCCAAGTACATGGAGCGCCGCCCCTACGGTCCCGGCCAGCACGGCCGCACCAAGCGCAAGAGCGACAGCGACTACGCTGTGCGTCTGCGCGAGAAGCAGCGTCTTCGCGCCCAGTACGGCATCCGCGAGAAGCAGCTCGTGATCGCGTTCAAGGAAGCCCGTCGCCAGGATGGCCTGACCGGTGAGAACCTGGTTGAGCTGCTCGAGATGCGTCTCGACGCCCTCGTGCTCCGCGCAGGCTTCGCCCGCACGACCGCGCAGGCTCGCCAGCTCGTCGTGCACCGCCACATCCTTGTTGACGGCAAGATCGTCGATCGCCCCTCGTTCCGCGTCAAGCCCGGACAGCTCATCCACGTGAAGGAGCGCTCCGAGGGCATCGAACCCCTGCAGGTTGCTGCCGCTGGTGGCCACGCAGAGGTTCTGCCGAACGTTCCCGGCTACCTCGAGGTTGAGCTCGACAAGCTGCAGGCACGCCTGACTCGCCGCCCGAAGCGCGCCGAGGTCCCCGTGACCTGTGAAGTGCAGCTCGTCGTCGAGTACTACGCAGCGCGCTAA
- a CDS encoding replication-associated recombination protein A: MRPRSLDEVVGQQHLLRPGSPLQVLAAAGEASQGAVSIILWGPPGTGKTTLAQAIAHSSGRRFVELSAVTAGIKDVRTVMERALNDRDLYDIATVLFLDEIHRFTKAQQDALLPGVENGWVTLVAATTENPSFSVISPLLSRSLLLTLEPLQDQDLRTLLTRAIQDPRGLGDTVGIDDDALDALIQLASGDARRALTGLEAAAGSALAGVEGEETPVITAEIVSASIDRALLRYDKNGDQHYDVISAFIKSLRGSDPDAAIHYLARMIEAGEDPRFIARRLMVHAAEDVGMADPQALLIAVAAAEATQLIGLPEARIPLAEATIYIATAPKSNAVISAIDAAIADVKAGRFGLVPIHLRDGHYPGAKRLGHGKGYKYPHNDPRGVSEQQYLPDELVGRRYYEPVSRGHEREIADRLEKIRRITGGI, translated from the coding sequence ATGCGCCCGCGCTCGCTCGATGAAGTTGTGGGACAGCAGCACCTGTTGCGCCCCGGCTCACCGCTGCAGGTTCTTGCCGCCGCCGGAGAGGCTTCGCAGGGGGCGGTGTCGATCATTCTGTGGGGTCCGCCCGGCACCGGAAAAACCACGCTCGCGCAGGCAATCGCGCACTCGAGTGGTCGGCGGTTCGTTGAGCTCTCCGCGGTAACGGCAGGCATCAAAGACGTCCGTACGGTCATGGAGCGTGCGCTGAACGACCGTGATCTGTACGACATCGCGACGGTGCTTTTTCTGGACGAGATCCACCGATTTACGAAGGCTCAGCAAGACGCGCTGCTGCCCGGCGTAGAAAATGGCTGGGTCACCCTTGTCGCGGCGACGACCGAGAACCCCTCGTTCTCGGTGATCAGCCCGTTGCTGTCGCGGTCGCTGCTGCTCACACTTGAACCGTTGCAGGATCAGGACCTGCGAACCCTCCTCACCCGCGCGATTCAGGATCCTCGCGGGCTCGGAGACACCGTTGGGATCGACGATGATGCGCTCGATGCGCTGATCCAGCTGGCCTCCGGCGACGCCCGGCGCGCCCTGACCGGGCTTGAAGCGGCGGCGGGTTCCGCCCTCGCGGGGGTCGAGGGTGAAGAGACGCCCGTCATTACGGCCGAGATAGTGTCGGCATCGATTGACCGGGCGCTCCTGCGCTACGACAAAAACGGCGATCAGCACTACGACGTCATTAGCGCCTTCATCAAGTCGCTGCGCGGTTCGGATCCTGACGCCGCGATCCACTATCTTGCGAGAATGATCGAAGCGGGGGAGGATCCGCGATTCATTGCGCGCAGACTCATGGTTCACGCCGCTGAAGATGTGGGAATGGCGGATCCCCAGGCGCTACTGATCGCGGTCGCGGCGGCTGAGGCGACGCAGCTGATTGGGCTTCCCGAGGCGCGGATCCCGCTTGCTGAGGCAACGATCTACATTGCGACGGCGCCGAAGTCGAATGCGGTGATCAGCGCAATTGATGCGGCGATCGCGGATGTGAAGGCCGGGCGATTCGGGCTCGTTCCGATTCACCTGCGCGACGGGCACTATCCGGGCGCGAAACGGCTCGGCCACGGCAAGGGCTACAAGTACCCCCACAATGATCCGCGTGGCGTCTCGGAGCAGCAATATCTCCCCGATGAGCTCGTCGGGCGGCGGTACTACGAACCGGTATCGCGCGGGCATGAACGCGAGATCGCGGACCGACTCGAGAAGATCCGCCGCATCACCGGCGGAATCTGA
- a CDS encoding DUF349 domain-containing protein, whose amino-acid sequence MSEASNEKPWGRVDEDRTVYVREGDNERAVGSFPDGTPEEALAYFTRKFSDLEGQVTLLEARIARGTAEGSVAETVTKLQAQLVEPAAVGDLASLRARVEKLGGKAAELNEKQQAEREAARQEALAKREAIAVEAERLAAQPEASIRWKDTSLAFEQLFNDWQAAQKNGPQVAKSQADALWKRFRAARQSFDTARRAHFAQMDATNKDVKQRKERIIASAEALAPRGVDGISAYRSLLDEWKNAGRASRKIDDQLWARFKAAGDVLYQAKAAEEAQSSEEEAANLLAKQALLEEAEPILAEKDHVAARKLLTAIQIRWDEIGRVPRASLRDTEAQLRKIEDHVKELEDDHWKKSNPETKARSEGLRGQLEDSIADLTAQIAAAEAAGDKKAKAEAESKLATQQSWLAALGD is encoded by the coding sequence GTGAGCGAAGCGAGCAACGAGAAGCCCTGGGGCCGAGTCGACGAAGATCGTACGGTGTATGTCCGCGAGGGCGACAACGAGCGTGCAGTCGGATCGTTCCCAGACGGTACCCCCGAAGAGGCGCTTGCCTACTTCACTCGGAAATTCTCAGATCTCGAGGGTCAAGTGACTCTCCTCGAAGCCCGCATCGCGCGCGGCACCGCCGAGGGGTCGGTCGCGGAGACCGTCACGAAGCTGCAGGCGCAGTTGGTTGAGCCCGCAGCTGTTGGTGACCTCGCCAGCCTCCGAGCGCGCGTCGAGAAGCTCGGCGGAAAAGCAGCTGAGCTCAACGAGAAACAGCAGGCAGAGCGTGAGGCAGCGCGCCAGGAAGCGCTCGCGAAGCGCGAAGCGATCGCTGTTGAGGCGGAACGCCTTGCCGCACAGCCGGAAGCTTCCATCCGTTGGAAAGACACGAGCCTCGCCTTCGAACAGCTATTCAACGATTGGCAGGCCGCTCAGAAGAACGGACCCCAGGTCGCGAAGTCGCAGGCCGACGCACTGTGGAAGCGCTTCCGCGCTGCCCGGCAGAGCTTCGACACGGCTCGCCGCGCTCACTTCGCGCAGATGGACGCCACAAACAAGGACGTGAAGCAGCGCAAGGAGCGCATCATTGCCTCCGCAGAAGCGCTTGCCCCCCGAGGAGTCGACGGTATTTCCGCATATCGCTCGCTGCTTGACGAGTGGAAGAACGCAGGGCGCGCCAGCCGCAAGATTGACGACCAGCTCTGGGCCCGATTTAAGGCCGCTGGCGACGTGCTGTACCAGGCGAAGGCCGCCGAGGAAGCACAGTCCAGCGAAGAAGAGGCCGCGAACCTCCTCGCGAAGCAGGCCCTGCTCGAGGAGGCTGAGCCGATCCTTGCGGAGAAGGATCACGTTGCAGCGCGCAAACTGCTCACCGCTATCCAAATCCGCTGGGATGAAATCGGCCGCGTGCCGCGCGCGTCGCTGCGTGACACCGAGGCTCAGCTGCGCAAGATCGAGGACCACGTCAAGGAACTTGAGGACGATCACTGGAAGAAGTCGAATCCAGAGACGAAGGCGCGCAGCGAGGGTCTTCGTGGCCAGCTTGAGGACTCGATTGCCGATCTCACCGCGCAGATCGCTGCGGCTGAGGCCGCCGGCGACAAGAAGGCGAAGGCGGAGGCTGAATCAAAGCTTGCGACCCAGCAGTCTTGGCTCGCAGCGCTCGGGGATTAG
- a CDS encoding RelA/SpoT family protein, which translates to MAVNDTAQSATTSLRRLVPRIFSRGSSPGAVDQLVRTVRGNHPRADLSMIERAYTVAERAHRGQKRRSGEPYITHPIAVAQILADLGIAPVAIAAALLHDTVEDTDYSLVQLTEEFGEEIAMLVDGVTKLDKVKYGDSAQAETVRKMVVAMSRDIRVLVIKLADRLHNARTWGFVSGDSAKRKAQETLEIYAPLAHRLGIQSMKSELEDLSFAVLKPKLYAEIENLVSQRNPQRDEVVGAVIQSINSDLREAKIRGEVTGRPKELYSIYQKMIVRGREFDDIYDLVGIRVLVNSIRDCYAVLGAVHARWTPIPGRFKDYIATPKFNLYQSLHTTVIGPDGRAVEIQIRTVEMHQRAEYGVAAHWKYKQRQQGSQNPSSNDMAWLAHISDWQAETEDPSEFLDALRFEIGAKEVYVFTPKGRVIGLPAGGTTVDFAYAVHTEVGHRTMGARVNGRLVPLETALQNGDVVEVFTSKDPNAGPNKAWLNFVKSKRAQNKIRQWFTKERREEAAETGKVEITKALRKQGLPLHQVMNSAALQQVALQLRYADVTALYAAVGEGHVSAQSVLEKVSALVFDDQVSTEPALATLPIIESPRVSKPNSTSGVVVTGASDVLAKLAKCCTPVPGDEIRGFVTKGQGVSVHRLDCHNYQQLQNQQERLVEVEWAPTSKSVFLVQIQVEALDRSGLLSDVTRTLSEHHVNILSASVNTSTSRLAISRFLFEMANATHLDHVLNAVRRIDGVYDVYRITS; encoded by the coding sequence GTGGCAGTGAACGATACCGCGCAGAGTGCGACTACGTCACTGCGCCGTCTGGTACCAAGGATCTTCTCGCGCGGGAGTTCTCCCGGCGCGGTTGACCAGCTGGTTCGGACGGTGAGAGGCAATCACCCTCGGGCAGACCTCTCCATGATTGAGCGCGCCTACACGGTGGCTGAACGCGCTCACCGTGGCCAGAAACGTCGAAGTGGTGAGCCCTACATCACCCATCCCATTGCGGTAGCCCAGATTCTCGCCGACCTAGGTATCGCGCCAGTAGCGATCGCTGCGGCGCTGCTGCACGATACCGTTGAAGACACCGATTACTCGCTGGTACAGCTCACGGAGGAGTTCGGCGAGGAAATTGCGATGCTCGTTGACGGCGTCACCAAGCTGGACAAAGTGAAGTATGGGGACTCGGCGCAAGCGGAGACCGTCCGCAAGATGGTGGTCGCGATGTCGCGTGACATTCGCGTACTTGTCATCAAGCTCGCGGATCGGCTCCACAACGCGCGAACCTGGGGCTTTGTTTCGGGGGATTCGGCGAAGCGGAAGGCTCAAGAGACACTTGAGATTTACGCTCCGCTCGCTCACCGGCTCGGCATCCAGTCGATGAAGTCTGAGCTTGAAGACCTTTCCTTTGCCGTACTAAAGCCCAAGCTCTATGCGGAGATTGAGAACCTGGTCAGCCAGAGGAACCCGCAGCGCGACGAGGTGGTCGGCGCGGTCATCCAGTCGATTAACTCGGATCTACGTGAGGCGAAGATCCGCGGCGAGGTCACGGGGCGTCCGAAAGAGCTCTATTCGATTTACCAGAAGATGATCGTTCGCGGTCGTGAGTTTGACGATATCTACGACCTCGTAGGAATCCGAGTGCTTGTGAACTCGATCCGCGACTGCTATGCCGTGCTGGGGGCCGTACACGCGCGCTGGACACCAATCCCGGGGCGGTTCAAGGATTACATCGCCACGCCGAAATTCAACCTGTACCAGTCGCTCCACACCACAGTGATCGGCCCTGACGGCCGTGCCGTTGAGATTCAGATTCGCACCGTTGAGATGCATCAGCGTGCGGAATATGGCGTTGCGGCGCACTGGAAGTATAAGCAGCGACAGCAGGGCTCGCAGAACCCGAGCTCGAACGACATGGCTTGGCTCGCGCACATCTCCGACTGGCAGGCGGAAACAGAGGACCCCAGCGAATTTCTCGACGCCCTCCGTTTCGAGATTGGCGCCAAAGAGGTGTACGTTTTCACTCCGAAGGGCCGCGTGATCGGGTTGCCGGCAGGCGGCACGACCGTTGACTTTGCGTATGCGGTGCACACCGAGGTCGGACACCGCACGATGGGTGCACGGGTGAACGGGCGGCTCGTGCCACTGGAAACGGCACTGCAGAACGGCGACGTCGTTGAGGTTTTCACTTCGAAGGATCCAAACGCTGGCCCGAACAAGGCGTGGCTGAACTTCGTCAAGAGCAAGCGCGCTCAGAATAAGATCCGTCAGTGGTTCACGAAGGAACGCCGCGAAGAGGCGGCTGAGACAGGCAAGGTCGAGATCACAAAGGCGCTGCGTAAGCAGGGACTCCCGCTGCACCAGGTGATGAACTCCGCTGCGCTGCAGCAAGTCGCCCTGCAGTTGCGCTACGCGGATGTTACCGCGCTCTATGCGGCGGTCGGTGAGGGGCATGTCTCGGCCCAGTCGGTGCTCGAGAAAGTATCTGCGCTCGTCTTTGATGACCAGGTGTCTACTGAGCCTGCTCTCGCGACCCTTCCGATCATCGAATCGCCACGGGTGAGTAAGCCGAACTCCACAAGCGGTGTCGTCGTTACCGGCGCGAGCGATGTGCTCGCCAAGCTCGCGAAGTGCTGTACTCCGGTGCCGGGTGACGAGATCCGCGGCTTCGTGACGAAAGGGCAGGGTGTTTCGGTACACCGGCTTGACTGCCACAACTACCAACAGTTGCAGAACCAACAGGAGCGCCTGGTTGAGGTTGAATGGGCCCCAACGTCAAAGAGTGTCTTCCTGGTGCAGATCCAGGTGGAAGCGCTCGACCGCTCGGGACTTCTCTCTGACGTGACTCGCACACTCTCGGAGCACCACGTCAATATTCTCTCTGCTTCGGTCAATACCTCCACTTCTCGGCTCGCGATCAGCCGTTTCCTATTTGAGATGGCGAACGCAACCCATCTTGACCATGTACTGAACGCCGTTCGCCGCATCGACGGCGTGTACGACGTCTACCGCATCACGTCGTAG
- the secD gene encoding protein translocase subunit SecD, whose protein sequence is MASTPAVRRARRSLVFLLVFTVGLAGLITLGVFRSDATWTPKLALDLQGGTQILLAAEQTDGKAVSGEQLQQAVSIIRQRVDAAGVSEAEITTQGSRNISVSIPGKVDEETMQRIEASAKLEFRPVLATDIGIVPEQPAGEADTEAEAEAKPGDAKTDDAKKDDAAAKADDAKKSDDTKKSDDAKKADDAKKDEGAKKDDAAENLDPDPLPEGAGDLAWITPGLQQQFADFTCTAENTQNARESAADRPLITCDARGMKYILGPVELGGDVITDAKAQAETTSQGATTGGWVVQITMDKKGTEVFGKISTRLFGAPSPQDQFAFVLDGSVLSAPTMQGQILNGKPSISGDFTQEGAKALADQLKFGALPMDFTVQSQEDISSTLGANQLQAGLLAGLIGLLLVVVYSLFQYRALGTLTIASLAIAAILTYLLLTFFSWRQGYRLSMAGVAGIIVAVGFTADSFIVYFERVRDALRDGFAIDSAVEQGWKRAFRTVLASDGVNFLAAVILFILAVGNVKGFAFTLGLTTLVDVIVVALFTHPMMTLLGRTRFYREGHPASGLDPRRLGAVYRGRAQFREPVIASKGAGKKIARSQREAERRQTIAERKAAENSAASTTGKES, encoded by the coding sequence TTGGCGTCCACACCTGCGGTGCGGAGAGCGCGTCGCTCCCTCGTCTTTTTGTTGGTTTTCACAGTTGGGCTCGCTGGCCTGATCACCCTCGGGGTGTTTCGCAGCGACGCAACGTGGACGCCAAAGCTTGCCCTCGATCTGCAGGGCGGAACCCAGATTCTTCTCGCGGCCGAGCAGACCGACGGCAAAGCGGTAAGCGGGGAGCAGCTGCAGCAGGCAGTGTCGATCATCCGTCAGCGCGTTGACGCAGCCGGCGTCTCGGAAGCGGAAATCACCACGCAGGGCAGCCGAAATATTTCGGTGTCGATCCCGGGCAAAGTTGACGAGGAGACGATGCAGCGCATCGAGGCCTCGGCGAAGCTCGAGTTCCGTCCCGTCCTCGCCACCGACATTGGCATCGTGCCGGAACAACCTGCTGGCGAAGCCGATACGGAGGCGGAGGCGGAAGCGAAGCCCGGCGACGCAAAGACTGATGACGCGAAGAAGGACGACGCGGCAGCAAAGGCTGATGACGCGAAGAAGTCTGATGACACGAAGAAGTCTGACGACGCGAAGAAAGCCGACGACGCGAAGAAGGACGAAGGCGCGAAGAAGGACGACGCTGCCGAAAACCTTGATCCTGATCCGCTGCCCGAGGGCGCAGGCGACCTCGCGTGGATCACACCAGGTCTGCAGCAGCAATTCGCTGACTTCACCTGCACTGCCGAGAACACTCAGAATGCTCGTGAGTCCGCTGCTGATCGTCCACTCATCACTTGTGATGCGCGGGGCATGAAATACATTCTCGGTCCTGTGGAACTTGGCGGCGACGTCATCACCGACGCGAAGGCGCAGGCCGAGACGACCTCGCAGGGAGCGACCACCGGTGGCTGGGTCGTGCAGATTACTATGGACAAGAAGGGGACTGAGGTTTTCGGGAAGATCAGCACTCGGCTCTTCGGTGCACCTTCCCCTCAGGACCAGTTTGCCTTCGTGCTCGACGGCTCGGTGCTCTCGGCACCGACGATGCAGGGCCAGATCCTGAACGGCAAACCCTCCATCAGCGGTGATTTCACCCAAGAAGGCGCAAAGGCTCTCGCCGATCAGCTGAAGTTTGGTGCCCTGCCGATGGACTTCACCGTGCAGAGCCAGGAAGACATCTCCTCTACCCTTGGCGCGAACCAGCTCCAAGCCGGTTTGCTTGCTGGCCTTATTGGGCTCTTGCTCGTGGTTGTCTACTCGCTGTTCCAGTACCGTGCCCTCGGCACCCTGACGATCGCCTCGCTCGCCATCGCAGCGATCCTGACATACCTGTTGCTGACATTCTTCTCGTGGCGCCAAGGCTACCGGCTGTCCATGGCAGGCGTCGCGGGCATCATCGTCGCCGTTGGCTTTACGGCGGACTCTTTCATTGTGTACTTTGAGCGCGTGCGAGACGCGTTGCGAGACGGCTTCGCGATTGACAGCGCTGTTGAGCAGGGCTGGAAACGGGCCTTCCGTACCGTGCTTGCCTCCGACGGTGTGAACTTCCTTGCCGCGGTGATCCTGTTTATTCTTGCCGTTGGCAACGTCAAGGGATTTGCGTTCACTCTCGGCCTCACGACACTCGTCGATGTGATCGTGGTCGCGCTGTTCACTCACCCGATGATGACACTACTGGGCCGCACGAGGTTCTACCGAGAAGGCCATCCCGCATCTGGCCTTGATCCACGTCGTCTTGGTGCCGTGTATCGGGGGCGGGCGCAGTTCCGTGAGCCGGTCATCGCGAGCAAGGGCGCTGGCAAGAAAATTGCTCGTAGCCAGCGCGAGGCTGAACGTCGCCAGACGATCGCCGAGCGCAAAGCCGCTGAGAACTCCGCGGCATCAACCACCGGAAAGGAGAGCTAA
- the yajC gene encoding preprotein translocase subunit YajC: MDPTIILMLGLVVVLIFFMFRNGKKRQAAQQEMQNNMRPGVEVMLQGGIFGTVLSIDDEENRVTLQSGTSSMVVHRNAIVQIVTPVDAPAFEGADADLAPDDDPAFGERVAEELAAPADSTDSPNPTVECQQIPIQQILTERVTKRPRRRSRLP, encoded by the coding sequence TTGGATCCGACAATCATACTCATGCTCGGCCTCGTCGTCGTCTTGATATTTTTCATGTTTCGCAACGGGAAGAAGCGTCAGGCCGCACAGCAAGAGATGCAGAACAACATGCGCCCGGGTGTTGAAGTGATGCTCCAAGGCGGCATCTTTGGCACCGTGCTGAGCATCGACGACGAAGAGAATCGCGTCACGCTGCAGAGCGGAACGAGCTCTATGGTGGTGCACCGCAACGCGATCGTGCAGATTGTCACTCCGGTCGATGCGCCAGCGTTCGAAGGTGCAGACGCAGATCTTGCTCCCGATGACGATCCTGCATTCGGTGAGCGTGTTGCTGAAGAACTCGCGGCGCCGGCTGACTCCACCGATTCCCCGAACCCAACGGTGGAATGTCAGCAGATACCAATTCAACAGATACTGACGGAAAGAGTGACGAAACGCCCAAGGCGTAGGTCACGGCTGCCGTGA
- the ruvA gene encoding Holliday junction branch migration protein RuvA translates to MIASIHGQVLSAGAGWVVIGVGGLGMRVETPSGRVSQAHPGEELMLHTNLVVREDSLTLFGFATQSELEVFGHLIAVSGVGPRSALGVLSSLTPVDVVRAVEAEDEKPFKQVSGIGPKTAKLIVVSLAGKLKGLDLGTEEDVRVQDPDLALAEAVKDGLVGLGWGDADARQAVQDARDAGAPADSAGLLRASLALLQSGRPGARGVAR, encoded by the coding sequence GTGATTGCTTCGATTCATGGACAGGTGCTCTCCGCAGGCGCGGGGTGGGTGGTGATTGGTGTCGGCGGCTTGGGCATGCGCGTCGAAACCCCGAGCGGACGTGTTTCTCAGGCGCATCCGGGGGAGGAACTCATGCTCCACACCAACCTGGTCGTGCGCGAAGACTCGCTGACGCTGTTCGGCTTTGCGACCCAGAGCGAACTCGAGGTCTTCGGGCATCTGATCGCGGTGTCTGGTGTCGGGCCCAGAAGTGCGCTCGGCGTCCTTTCGAGCCTTACACCCGTTGACGTCGTTCGTGCGGTGGAAGCCGAAGATGAAAAGCCCTTCAAGCAGGTTTCGGGGATTGGCCCGAAGACCGCAAAGCTGATTGTCGTGTCCCTTGCAGGAAAACTGAAGGGGCTGGATCTTGGCACCGAGGAAGATGTTCGGGTGCAGGATCCCGACCTGGCGCTCGCAGAGGCCGTGAAGGATGGCCTCGTGGGTCTTGGCTGGGGCGATGCTGACGCTCGGCAGGCGGTGCAAGATGCTCGCGATGCGGGTGCGCCAGCTGATAGCGCAGGTCTGCTTCGAGCTTCGCTCGCGCTGCTACAGAGCGGTCGACCCGGTGCACGGGGCGTGGCGCGGTGA
- the leuA gene encoding 2-isopropylmalate synthase — protein sequence MKNTQQPSGMPIHRYRPFHEIINVDLPDRTWPSKRITEAPRWCAVDLRDGNQALIDPMSPERKRIMFDLLVKMGYKEIEVGFPSASQTDFDFVRHLIEDNAIPDDVTIQVLTQARDHLIKRTYESLIGAKQAIVHLYNSTSILQRDVVFRQDREGIKQIAIEGAKLCVASESICAGTDIFYEYSPESYTGTELEYAAEVCNAVLEIFKPTPDRKVILNLPATVEMATPNVYADSIEWMGRNLNHRENVLISLHPHNDRGTAVAAAELGYLAGADRIEGCLFGNGERTGNVDLVALGINMFTQGIDPQIDFSRLDEVRRTAEYCNQLRVPERSPWAGDLVYTAFSGSHQDAIKKGFERMEQDAAAAGVGVDDLEWAVPYLPVDPKDLGRSYEAVIRVNSQSGKGGVAYLLKTDHNLDLPRRLQIEFSSVVQGVTDSEGGEVSSDEIWRIFQDEYLPVNGGDAERWGRYEIFRTSSTSAGDGVTELVVDYRVGDDEAQSTSRGNGPVDAFLNALNEAGHSVTLFDYVEHAMSSGGDAVAASYVDLEVDGQRLWGVGIDPDTSRATLKAIISSVNRAVRNRVRETVNA from the coding sequence ATGAAGAACACGCAACAGCCCTCCGGTATGCCGATTCACCGCTACCGTCCGTTCCACGAGATCATCAACGTGGATCTGCCGGATCGCACCTGGCCGAGTAAGCGGATCACCGAAGCCCCGCGCTGGTGTGCCGTTGATCTCCGCGACGGCAACCAGGCCCTCATTGATCCGATGAGTCCGGAACGCAAGCGGATCATGTTCGATCTGCTCGTCAAGATGGGCTATAAAGAAATCGAAGTTGGCTTCCCGTCCGCGAGTCAGACCGACTTTGACTTTGTGCGTCACCTCATCGAAGATAACGCGATCCCCGACGACGTCACCATTCAGGTTCTCACCCAGGCCCGTGACCACCTCATCAAGCGCACCTACGAGTCGCTGATCGGTGCGAAGCAGGCGATTGTGCACCTCTACAACTCGACGAGTATTCTGCAGCGCGACGTCGTGTTCCGTCAGGATCGCGAGGGCATCAAGCAGATCGCGATCGAGGGCGCGAAGCTCTGCGTCGCGAGCGAATCCATCTGCGCGGGCACCGACATTTTCTACGAGTACTCGCCGGAGTCCTACACTGGCACCGAGCTGGAATACGCTGCAGAGGTGTGCAACGCGGTACTGGAGATCTTCAAGCCGACGCCAGACCGCAAGGTCATCCTGAATCTCCCCGCAACCGTTGAGATGGCCACCCCAAACGTGTACGCCGACTCGATCGAGTGGATGGGGCGCAATCTCAACCACCGCGAGAACGTGCTTATCTCCTTGCACCCGCACAACGATCGCGGCACCGCCGTGGCGGCGGCCGAGCTGGGCTACCTGGCGGGCGCGGATCGCATCGAGGGCTGCCTGTTCGGTAACGGCGAGCGCACCGGCAACGTCGACCTCGTCGCGCTGGGCATCAATATGTTTACGCAGGGGATCGACCCGCAGATTGACTTCTCGCGCCTCGACGAGGTGCGTCGCACTGCGGAATACTGCAACCAGTTGCGTGTTCCGGAGCGCAGCCCCTGGGCCGGCGACCTGGTGTACACCGCCTTTTCTGGCTCGCACCAGGACGCCATCAAAAAGGGCTTTGAGCGCATGGAGCAGGATGCGGCTGCCGCCGGGGTCGGTGTGGACGACCTCGAGTGGGCCGTGCCGTATCTGCCGGTCGACCCGAAAGATCTGGGCCGCTCATACGAGGCCGTGATCCGCGTGAACTCGCAATCGGGTAAGGGTGGTGTCGCATATCTGCTCAAGACCGACCACAACCTCGATCTGCCGCGTCGTCTGCAGATCGAGTTCAGTTCAGTCGTTCAGGGGGTCACCGACTCCGAGGGTGGCGAGGTTTCGAGCGATGAGATCTGGCGGATCTTCCAGGATGAGTACCTGCCGGTGAATGGCGGCGACGCTGAACGCTGGGGCCGCTACGAAATCTTCCGGACGTCTTCAACGAGCGCGGGCGACGGCGTCACCGAACTCGTCGTCGACTATCGGGTTGGCGATGATGAGGCGCAGTCCACCTCGCGAGGCAACGGGCCCGTGGACGCGTTCCTGAACGCACTGAACGAGGCCGGTCACTCGGTCACGCTATTTGACTATGTCGAGCACGCGATGAGCTCGGGCGGTGACGCGGTCGCGGCCTCCTATGTCGATCTTGAGGTTGATGGTCAGCGCCTGTGGGGGGTCGGAATCGATCCTGACACGAGCCGTGCCACGCTCAAAGCCATCATTAGCTCGGTGAACCGTGCGGTCCGCAATCGTGTCCGCGAGACAGTGAACGCCTAG